One Candidatus Caldatribacterium sp. genomic window carries:
- a CDS encoding tetratricopeptide repeat protein: protein MAVKRVFLFVVALLLFANLSWAGESLFDRALAAKNSGNWEEALQLFEDCIAQGERVLDAFWEAGFILLDRGKYRRAFELSERAIPEFESYLREHPEDHMSWFRLGYIFELRSSTGFFKEWERAKECFEKALEYSPKNSFYLLHLGYVLYKMGRGEEAEEVFRGILAEHPMDFEVRYWLAVVLESQGKYREAVEELRFLQDHAPQNFSRMKEVERLLKKIERKG, encoded by the coding sequence TTGGCGGTGAAAAGGGTTTTCCTCTTTGTGGTTGCTCTCCTTCTCTTTGCAAATTTGTCCTGGGCGGGAGAGAGCCTCTTCGACAGGGCCCTGGCGGCAAAAAACTCTGGGAACTGGGAGGAGGCGCTTCAGCTCTTTGAGGACTGTATTGCTCAGGGTGAACGGGTTCTCGATGCCTTCTGGGAGGCAGGGTTCATCCTCCTCGATCGGGGGAAATACCGCAGGGCTTTTGAGCTCTCAGAGCGTGCCATTCCCGAATTCGAATCGTACCTCAGGGAGCATCCTGAGGACCATATGAGCTGGTTCCGGCTTGGGTACATCTTTGAGCTTCGGAGCAGTACCGGGTTCTTCAAAGAGTGGGAGAGGGCGAAAGAGTGCTTCGAGAAAGCCCTCGAATATTCCCCGAAAAATTCCTTTTACCTTCTCCATCTCGGGTACGTATTGTATAAAATGGGAAGAGGAGAAGAAGCAGAGGAAGTGTTTCGGGGAATCCTTGCAGAGCACCCTATGGATTTTGAAGTGCGCTACTGGCTTGCGGTAGTCCTTGAGTCCCAGGGGAAGTACAGGGAGGCGGTGGAGGAACTCCGCTTCCTCCAAGATCACGCTCCTCAGAACTTTAGCCGTATGAAGGAAGTGGAGAGGTTGCTCAAAAAGATTGAGAGGAAGGGGTAG
- a CDS encoding RNA polymerase sigma factor, translated as MWEQSDKEIVQEILNGNEDLFAILVARYEKPIFNYVYGMVRQRQDAEDLTQEAFVKAFFALKTYKDSFEFSTWMYRIARNVCLDYFRRQKIRSFFSLNTPVGEEEEDELGDFLPSGKDPEEGVLEEELLEEVAQAVGKLPLKFREVIVLRYVEELPYEEIARILDVPVGTVKTYLHRAKAKLREILGRDFS; from the coding sequence ATGTGGGAGCAAAGCGATAAGGAAATCGTTCAGGAAATCCTGAACGGCAACGAGGATCTCTTTGCCATCCTTGTTGCTCGGTACGAGAAGCCCATTTTCAACTACGTCTACGGAATGGTACGGCAGCGTCAGGACGCCGAAGATCTCACCCAGGAAGCCTTTGTGAAAGCTTTCTTTGCCCTCAAAACGTACAAGGACTCTTTTGAGTTCTCCACCTGGATGTACCGCATTGCCCGCAACGTCTGCCTCGATTACTTCCGAAGACAGAAAATCCGCTCCTTTTTCTCCCTTAATACCCCGGTGGGCGAGGAAGAAGAGGATGAGCTGGGGGACTTTTTGCCCTCTGGGAAAGATCCCGAAGAAGGAGTCCTTGAGGAGGAACTCCTTGAGGAAGTGGCTCAGGCAGTAGGAAAGCTCCCTCTGAAGTTTCGAGAGGTCATTGTTCTCCGATACGTTGAAGAACTCCCCTACGAGGAAATCGCTCGGATTCTCGATGTTCCGGTTGGTACGGTGAAAACGTACCTCCATCGGGCAAAAGCAAAGCTTCGGGAAATTCTGGGGAGGGATTTTTCGTGA
- a CDS encoding PspC domain-containing protein, with the protein MEKRLYRSRKERILGGVCGGIAEYFGLDPALVRIVAVLLILVGGGAILAYIIAWILIPEGPKEEIPEERPESQEASSSGERKPWQEAGRQHILAWFLVIIGALWLSQYVVPLWGPWTPWVRNAFLPILLIAGGVLLLVRK; encoded by the coding sequence ATGGAGAAACGACTCTATCGTTCGCGAAAAGAGCGGATTCTTGGGGGAGTCTGCGGTGGCATTGCCGAGTACTTTGGTCTTGATCCGGCCTTGGTGCGTATTGTAGCGGTACTTCTCATCCTTGTTGGTGGAGGAGCCATCCTTGCGTACATCATTGCTTGGATTCTCATTCCTGAAGGACCAAAAGAGGAGATTCCGGAAGAAAGACCAGAGTCGCAGGAAGCCTCATCTTCTGGGGAGAGAAAGCCCTGGCAGGAGGCAGGTCGGCAACATATCCTTGCCTGGTTTTTAGTCATCATTGGAGCCCTGTGGCTTTCCCAGTACGTGGTTCCTCTTTGGGGTCCCTGGACTCCATGGGTCCGCAATGCTTTCTTGCCTATACTCCTCATTGCGGGTGGGGTTCTTCTCCTTGTGAGGAAATAG
- a CDS encoding LptF/LptG family permease yields the protein MFVRILDRYVARETAAGMFTWVGAVTIVMLVQTLFELMDFFVNQKVPFLITLEILLLYIPAQMVMTFPISGLLAAELNLGRLCRDSELVAIEASGVSIRRFLFPYILFSFLVAFGSFLLNDLVVPETNHKAQSLVRYYVYKKAPPKIQQNVFFRDAENRYFYVNELDATTWEMKNVIIYELGKGRKFPDVIVSEKARWVEDQWILEKGVLHRYGEDGYLEEEVEFETMRIDMKEELQEFFEKQRSPEEMSSRELRKQIAILKEAGSETQKFEVAYHFKFSLPFSAVVFMLMGMPLGVQKTRDTKALGVIVTVILAFVYYMLLSIFRSLGRGDVLAPWLAAWMPNFLFGGLGAFLYAVVDWR from the coding sequence TTGTTCGTGAGAATCCTTGACCGCTATGTGGCCCGGGAAACAGCCGCAGGCATGTTCACCTGGGTCGGAGCAGTCACCATTGTCATGCTTGTGCAGACCCTCTTTGAGCTCATGGATTTCTTTGTAAATCAGAAAGTTCCTTTCCTCATCACCCTTGAAATTCTCCTCCTCTACATCCCGGCGCAGATGGTCATGACCTTTCCCATCTCAGGACTTCTTGCCGCAGAGCTCAATCTCGGGAGGCTCTGTCGGGATAGTGAGCTTGTGGCCATTGAGGCAAGTGGGGTGAGCATTCGACGTTTCCTTTTCCCCTACATCCTCTTTTCCTTTCTTGTCGCCTTTGGGTCCTTTCTCCTCAACGACCTTGTGGTTCCCGAGACGAACCACAAGGCCCAGAGCCTGGTGCGCTACTACGTGTACAAGAAAGCGCCTCCCAAAATCCAGCAGAACGTTTTCTTTCGGGATGCGGAGAATCGGTACTTCTACGTGAACGAGCTCGATGCCACGACCTGGGAGATGAAGAACGTCATCATTTACGAGCTTGGGAAAGGCCGGAAGTTTCCGGACGTCATCGTGAGCGAGAAAGCCCGCTGGGTGGAGGACCAGTGGATTCTTGAGAAGGGGGTGCTCCATCGCTATGGGGAAGATGGATACCTTGAGGAGGAAGTGGAATTTGAGACGATGCGAATCGATATGAAAGAAGAGCTCCAGGAGTTCTTTGAGAAGCAGCGGAGTCCTGAGGAAATGTCCTCGAGGGAGCTGCGAAAGCAGATTGCCATCCTCAAAGAGGCTGGAAGTGAAACCCAGAAGTTCGAGGTGGCGTACCACTTCAAGTTCTCTCTGCCCTTCTCAGCGGTAGTCTTCATGCTCATGGGGATGCCTCTTGGCGTGCAGAAGACAAGGGACACCAAGGCCTTGGGAGTCATCGTGACGGTTATTCTTGCCTTCGTGTACTACATGCTCCTTTCCATTTTCCGCTCCCTCGGTCGGGGGGATGTACTTGCTCCCTGGCTTGCTGCCTGGATGCCGAATTTCCTCTTCGGAGGCCTTGGGGCTTTTCTCTATGCGGTGGTGGATTGGCGGTGA
- a CDS encoding tetratricopeptide repeat protein — MTLFGFWIGGCFGTGGRGNLTGEVWDVRGPVSGVLVEGGGKSTLTDSDGRFLLEDLPSGKHYIFFSHPEYTGVVVQAEVVEKETRSINAEGRVVLPERTEENLKEYLFTLYGLGFYERVIQEAEDFLLSYPQSSYYASVAFLKGASLFFLKKYQEAIPVLGEVVQFPNEPFADDAQYLLAKSFGEGLRDYARAILEYQKLIDAYPESEFVGNAWYEMGDCYYILGAFRDALSAYEKAQEFGGEVAQKALYSMAHCLYRMEFYNRAAAKFLEYVAQYPNTDLSDDAQYFAGAAFYKAQRFAEALQAFEDCVRLYPNGQWYNGILIAPAALFHKGLCLEKLGRYVEAYNTYLEIIRKYPGAKWADGSSLIKNVQFRIDWLRQYVL, encoded by the coding sequence ATGACACTTTTTGGGTTCTGGATAGGTGGGTGTTTCGGAACCGGAGGAAGGGGCAATCTCACAGGAGAGGTATGGGATGTAAGAGGACCGGTGAGCGGGGTACTTGTGGAAGGAGGGGGGAAGAGCACTCTGACGGATAGCGATGGTCGATTCCTCCTTGAGGACTTACCCTCAGGAAAGCACTACATCTTTTTCTCCCATCCTGAGTACACTGGAGTCGTGGTTCAGGCGGAAGTAGTCGAAAAGGAGACCCGTTCCATCAATGCTGAAGGGAGGGTAGTTCTTCCGGAACGTACCGAAGAGAATCTGAAGGAGTACCTTTTTACTCTCTATGGGCTCGGTTTCTACGAACGGGTCATTCAGGAGGCTGAGGATTTCCTCCTCTCCTATCCCCAAAGTAGCTATTACGCTTCGGTTGCGTTCCTGAAAGGAGCCTCGCTCTTTTTCCTCAAGAAGTACCAGGAGGCGATTCCGGTTTTGGGAGAGGTTGTGCAGTTCCCAAACGAACCCTTTGCCGATGACGCCCAGTACCTGCTCGCGAAGTCTTTCGGCGAGGGTCTTCGAGATTACGCCCGAGCTATTCTCGAGTACCAGAAGCTCATCGATGCCTACCCGGAGAGTGAGTTCGTGGGGAACGCCTGGTACGAAATGGGGGATTGTTACTACATCCTTGGGGCCTTCCGGGATGCCCTCTCGGCGTACGAGAAAGCGCAGGAGTTCGGAGGCGAGGTGGCCCAGAAAGCGCTGTACTCCATGGCCCATTGCCTTTACCGGATGGAATTCTACAACCGTGCGGCAGCAAAATTCTTGGAGTACGTAGCTCAGTACCCGAATACAGACCTTTCCGATGACGCCCAGTACTTTGCGGGAGCAGCGTTCTACAAGGCGCAACGTTTTGCCGAGGCCCTTCAGGCCTTTGAGGATTGCGTTCGTCTCTACCCTAATGGTCAGTGGTACAACGGTATCCTCATTGCTCCGGCAGCCCTCTTCCATAAAGGTCTCTGCCTTGAGAAGCTCGGTCGCTACGTGGAGGCGTACAACACGTACCTTGAGATCATCCGAAAGTATCCCGGGGCAAAGTGGGCCGATGGCTCATCCCTCATTAAGAATGTCCAGTTCCGGATTGACTGGTTGCGGCAGTACGTTCTGTGA